A genomic region of Rhizobium sp. NXC24 contains the following coding sequences:
- the rfbB gene encoding dTDP-glucose 4,6-dehydratase gives MTILVSGGAGFIGGNFVLDWLDQFDETVINLDKLTYAGNLDTLKELNGNNRHVFVYGDIGDRDLVGDLLATHRPRAVVNFAAESHVDRSIHGPGEFIQTNVVGTFNLLESVRGYWDGLPGDEKQAFRFLHVSTDEVYGTLSKDDAPFNELNRYEPNSPYSASKAASDHLVRAWHHTYGLPVLTTNCSNNYGPYHFPEKLIPLVILNALAGKSLPIYGDGQQIRDWLYVRDHCSAIRRVLQSGKVGETYNVGGWNEKPNLDVVHTICSILDELRPKSGGGRYKDQIAFVKDRPGHDRRYAIDARKLERELGWKPEETFETGIRKTIEWYLANQDWVGNVTSGAYREWVGKQYEVQA, from the coding sequence ATGACGATACTGGTTTCTGGTGGCGCCGGGTTTATCGGCGGGAATTTCGTTCTCGATTGGCTCGATCAGTTCGATGAAACGGTGATCAATCTCGACAAGCTGACCTATGCCGGCAATTTGGACACGCTGAAAGAATTGAACGGCAATAATCGCCACGTGTTCGTTTATGGCGATATTGGCGACCGCGATTTGGTCGGTGATCTGCTCGCTACCCATAGGCCGCGCGCCGTCGTCAATTTTGCCGCCGAAAGCCATGTCGACCGCTCCATTCATGGACCTGGCGAGTTCATCCAGACGAATGTCGTCGGCACGTTCAATTTGCTCGAATCGGTTCGTGGTTATTGGGACGGCCTGCCGGGTGACGAGAAGCAGGCGTTTCGCTTTCTTCATGTCTCGACCGACGAGGTCTATGGCACGCTTTCAAAGGACGATGCGCCGTTCAACGAGCTCAATCGATACGAACCGAACAGCCCCTATTCCGCGAGTAAGGCGGCGTCCGACCATCTGGTGCGGGCCTGGCATCATACTTATGGCCTGCCGGTATTGACGACGAATTGCAGCAATAATTACGGCCCCTATCATTTTCCTGAGAAGCTGATCCCCCTGGTGATCTTGAATGCCTTGGCGGGAAAGAGCCTTCCGATCTATGGCGATGGCCAGCAGATTCGCGATTGGCTCTATGTCAGGGATCACTGCAGCGCCATCCGCCGCGTGCTTCAATCCGGCAAGGTCGGCGAGACCTATAATGTCGGCGGCTGGAACGAAAAGCCCAATCTCGACGTCGTGCATACGATCTGCAGTATTCTCGACGAGTTGCGGCCCAAGTCTGGCGGCGGTCGCTATAAGGACCAGATTGCTTTCGTGAAGGACCGGCCCGGTCACGATCGCCGCTATGCGATCGATGCCCGTAAGCTCGAACGCGAATTGGGCTGGAAGCCCGAAGAGACCTTCGAGACCGGCATTCGCAAGACGATCGAATGGTATCTCGCTAATCAGGATTGGGTGGGGAACGTCACCAGCGGCGCTTACCGCGAATGGGTCGGCAAGCAGTATGAGGTTCAGGCGTGA
- a CDS encoding NrsF family protein: MKTDDLINLLAQDAPVRARIGQALTLAVVGGILISGAIFFAAIGFRPDIGNAMETIRFLFKFVVTIALAVTAGAVVFRIGRPGVSLRPWGWMLFAAPLLLAAAALAEMMVMPVDSWGARMIGHNARFCLTFIPLLSIGPLACFLFALRQGAPENPGIAGAVAGLAASGIAATFYASNCTDDSPLFVLLWYPIAVAAVTAVGYFAGKRMLRW, from the coding sequence GTGAAAACCGATGACCTCATCAATCTTCTGGCGCAGGATGCGCCGGTCCGCGCGCGGATCGGGCAGGCGCTGACGCTGGCGGTCGTCGGTGGCATCCTCATCAGCGGCGCGATCTTTTTCGCTGCAATCGGGTTTCGTCCCGATATCGGCAATGCCATGGAAACGATCCGCTTCCTGTTCAAATTCGTCGTCACCATTGCGCTGGCCGTCACCGCCGGTGCCGTCGTCTTCCGCATCGGCCGGCCCGGCGTATCGTTGCGCCCCTGGGGCTGGATGCTTTTTGCCGCCCCGCTGTTGTTGGCTGCTGCCGCGCTGGCCGAAATGATGGTCATGCCGGTCGATAGCTGGGGCGCGCGGATGATCGGGCACAATGCCCGCTTTTGCCTGACCTTCATTCCGCTACTGTCGATCGGCCCGCTTGCCTGCTTCCTTTTCGCACTGCGCCAAGGAGCGCCGGAAAATCCGGGCATCGCCGGCGCGGTCGCCGGGCTCGCAGCAAGCGGCATCGCCGCCACCTTCTATGCTTCCAATTGCACGGACGACAGCCCGCTCTTTGTTTTGCTCTGGTATCCGATCGCCGTCGCTGCGGTGACGGCGGTTGGATATTTCGCTGGTAAGCGCATGCTGCGCTGGTGA
- a CDS encoding sigma-70 family RNA polymerase sigma factor: MNYSAREEEWAVWMRAAIDGDAQAYHRFLSTVTPHLRAMARRRCDQFGAPASEAEDVVQEVLLTIHLKRGTWDISRPIGPWLSTIVRNKLIDSLRRRGRHMSVPIDDVIDILEAEEQTDALDRLDVDHMLEQLKDPQRTIVRSISVEGTSVRETADRLKMTEGAVRVALHRALKALAALYRSETSENR, translated from the coding sequence ATGAATTATTCGGCGCGCGAAGAGGAATGGGCAGTCTGGATGCGGGCAGCCATAGACGGCGATGCGCAGGCCTATCATCGCTTCCTGTCCACTGTCACTCCGCATTTGCGCGCCATGGCGCGCCGACGTTGCGATCAGTTCGGCGCGCCGGCAAGCGAGGCCGAGGACGTGGTCCAGGAAGTGCTACTGACGATCCATCTCAAACGCGGAACGTGGGACATCTCCCGTCCCATCGGGCCGTGGCTATCGACCATCGTGCGCAACAAGCTGATAGACAGCCTGAGGCGACGCGGGCGGCATATGAGCGTGCCGATCGACGATGTCATCGATATTTTGGAGGCGGAAGAGCAGACGGATGCCTTGGATCGCCTTGATGTCGATCACATGCTGGAGCAATTGAAGGATCCGCAGCGAACCATCGTACGCTCGATTTCCGTCGAGGGAACAAGCGTGCGCGAGACGGCCGATCGGCTGAAGATGACGGAGGGTGCGGTGCGCGTCGCCCTGCATCGCGCATTGAAGGCGCTTGCCGCCTTATATCGGAGCGAGACCAGTGAAAACCGATGA